From Penicillium psychrofluorescens genome assembly, chromosome: 1, one genomic window encodes:
- a CDS encoding uncharacterized protein (ID:PFLUO_000770-T1.cds;~source:funannotate) — protein sequence MFSRFRKPAQRQASSPTSPPPAKQVTPGAGDGASPEKKWVTGPPLWILFGGICLTSSIITLYVSIIATAIPSITADYGTIADLDWYSVAYLLPLCAMQPVAGKVYTLFELKRSFLTYLATFELGNLVCALAPTSTSFVIGRAIAGMGAAGLFSGSMVMITAAAHPRIRPTLMGLGVAMTAIGGVVGPVIGGAITQNIGWRWCMWIFLPPGGIAALIFMFVRIPEQTVKPRLREILRNLPRYLDLIGFALFAPACVMVLLAFSWGGQRYAWDDAIIIGLLCGGAGVAALFVAWVWYRQDEALIPPSIVSNPVVAFGCCLSFMQGGAFLMMGYYLPLWFQSVKQASPTTSGLMLLPTMVSQIIASSVCGALVSKLRYVPPWAFVGNALSSIGSGFMTAWTPSISESKWIGFQILVGIGRGFVLQMPVIALQGVLPGDQISIGTASTMFAQYFGGTIMLSIAKSVFENELPSELATYAPSVNPEAVINAGSTGIQDVVTPAELSGTLFAYSKSLMLTMWLPTAAAIISFFLSFGLGWHRIAPRKQPGATSESSPGAPGSGPSDRPGYTSTHEDDIAPTEQSSTWRMSWGPPAAPSFTSPCVAHVVDAAGGRRVGARGDDGKPAEEHADS from the exons GCTTCAGAAAGCCGGCTCAACGCCAAGCCTCATCACCAActtcacctcctccagccAAACAAGTAACTCccggcgccggcgatggcgctTCGCCTGAAAAGAAATGGGTTACCGGCCCGCCTCTCTGGATTTTGTTCGGAGGCATCTGCCTGACGTCTTCGATAATCACGCTTTACGTCTCCATCATTGCGACCGCGATTCCCTCCATCACCGCTGACTACGGCACCATCGCCGATCTAGACTGGTACAGCGTTGCGTATCTACTCCCGCTCTGCGCCATGCAGCCTGTCGCCGGTAAGGTCTACACGCTCTTTGAGCTCAAGCGGAGCTTCCTGACCTACCTGGCGACGTTCGAGCTGGGCAACCTGGTCTGCGCCCTCGCACCCACGAGCACGAGCTTCGTCATCGGGCGAGCCATCGCGGGCATGGGCGCCGCGGGCCTCTTCAGCGGCAGTATGGTCATGatcacggcggcggcgcatcCGCGCATCCGCCCGACGTTGATGGGGCTCGGGGTCGCAATGACAGCGATTGGAGGCGTCGTCGGGCCGGTCATTGGCGGCGCCATCACCCAAAACATTGGCTGGCGATGGT GCATGTGGATTTTCCTGCCGCCGGGAGGCATCGCCGCTCTGATCTTCATGTTCGTCCGCATCCCAGAACAGACAGTCAAACCGCGCCTCCGGGAGATCCTGCGGAATCTGCCACGCTACCTCGACCTTATCGGCTTTGCTCTCTTTGCGCCGGCCTGTGTGATGGTGCTGCTCGCCTTCAGCTGGGGTGGACAGCGCTATGCCTGGGACgacgccatcatcatcggcctgCTGTGCGGTGGCGCTGGGGTAGCCGCTCTCTTCGTCGCATGGGTGTGGTACCGCCAAGATGAGGCGCTCATCCCACCGTCGATAGTGTCGAACCCAGTGGTCGCATTTGGCTGCTGTCTGTCCTTCATGCAGGGCGGCGCCTTCCTCATGATGGGATACTATCTGCCGCTGTGGTTCCAATCGGTGAAGCAGGCCAGCCCCACGACCAGCGGcttgatgctgctgccgaCGATGGTCTCGCAGATCATCGCCTCCTCCGTTTGTGGTGCGCTTG TGAGCAAGCTGCGATACGTGCCCCCTTGGGCCTTCGTGGGAAACGCGCTCTCGTCCATCGGATCCGGTTTCATGACCGCCTGGACTCCATCAATATCTGAAAGCAAGTGGATCGGATTCCAGATTCTCGTTGGCATCGGTCGCGGCTTCGTGCTCCAGATG CCCGTCATCGCGCTGCAGGGCGTACTGCCCGGTGACCAGATCTCCATCGGCACCGCGTCCACTATGTTCGCGCAATACTTCGGCGGCACCATCATGTTGTCCATCGCCAAGTCAGTTTTTGAGAACGAGCTACCGAGCGAGCTGGCGACGTACGCGCCCAGCGTGAACCCGGAGGCTGTGATCAACGCCGGCTCAACAGGCATTCAGGACGTAGTCACGCCCGCGGAGCTGTCGGGAACGCTCTTCGCGTACAGCAAGTCGCTCATGCTAACCATG TGGCTTCCAACtgccgccgccatcatctccttctttctcagcTTCGGTCTTGGCTGGCACCGCATCGCGCCTCGCAAGCAGCCTGGAGCTACCTCAGAAAGCTCCCCAGGGGCCCCTGGGTCCGGCCCTTCTGACCGTCCTGGCTACACCTCTACCCATGAAGACGATATTGCGCCGACAGAACAGTCCTCGACGTGGCGCATGTCGTGGGGTCCCCCTGCCGCCCCTTCCTTCACTTCCCCCTGTGTCgcccatgtcgtcgacgCTGCGGGAGGACGTAGAGTTGGGGCTCGTGGAGATGACGGAAAGCCCGCGGAGGAACACGCTGATTCATAA
- a CDS encoding uncharacterized protein (ID:PFLUO_000771-T1.cds;~source:funannotate) → MELSSNIPPQETVAEKHTAIGESSSASIYDYPSDQVPDLSKENPEVKDVTEQSTSLKDYFRILSYTTTTDRMVLAVALVCSVASGAPLPIMNIVFGSLVGEFSSYFTPGTSTTEAQFKASVSRQSLRVSAALRLEYMNSLFAQPISKLDQVSVGTVVNAITTLSNSIQQSISDKLAILFQSSALLIAAYIIAFKYSWALTLATSSCLLFILVVCSLTLPAVSQIQQKVDKADEKHSAIAAEVFRSIRTVISLGAEAPLAEKYRQWVRESRNRGRNMAIIVGVQFGLIFFAMYASYSLAFWLGLKLYREGHIPDINTVIIVFFSIMIAVSVLGNIATPLTMVFKAASASTSFFEIIDSERVVASGFQDHEALAQGGIVLQNVDFTYPTRPESKIFRGLNARFERGKTTALVGPSGSGKSTIVALLERWYTPEQGMIFVGERNIEELDLKWWRSQIGLVQQEPFLFNDTIFKNVSFGLVGTKWENEPDSVKTELVGNACKEAFADEFIERLPKGYNTIVGENGTKLSGGQRQRLAIARSIVKQPAILILDEATSAIDVRGEKIVQAALDRVSENHTTIVIAHRLSTVRRAHRILVLRGGVNIEEGTHEELLAKEDGLYRGLVNAQKLEIAAEEEADPMEATEVLEELEQSTTVISKQPQDEHMEKVKHRGFFRSTGVFIYEARTHWLLCLTASLGVLGAASAFPLQSWLFANLIDVFRLTGQNLSDAANFWALMFFILSLGVAACYATVGYSANRLSVVKYFQNILRQPVPFYDLNESASGSLVSRLATDPKQIQEMIGLNGIFPIISICSMIGCIAIAFSFGWKLSLVTVFAALPCVFLAAFMRIRYELEFEALNAEVYSGSSQFAAEAIEAFRTVSALTMEGSILNRYSDLLKQQQSKAFRKAWLATMVFAFSDSVDLCAMALTFWYGGQLLASREYQPTSFFVVYMSIILGGQQAGQFFSFGPNIAQATSSANRILNFRPALDDTSAASRQPMADQSRRSGARINFQNLAFKYASQEVPLFMNLDVTIESGQFVAFVGSSGCGKTTLISILERFYNPFRGTILLNGEDIAGIDPASYRRSLSLVAQEPRLFEGTIRDNITLGLESSEYTEEGLIQACIDAEIHNFIISLPDGYSTDLGIKAQTALSGGQRQRLCIARALLRKPSLLLLDEATSSLDSQSEKLVQSALERLAARRSMTIIAVAHRLATIQKADVIFVFGESQSGKGSRVVERGSHQELLQNRGTYWQMCQANGLDR, encoded by the exons ATGGAGCTGTCCTCAAATATCCCTCCACAGGAAACTGTGGCAGAGAAACACACCGCGATCGGAGAGTCCAGCTCAGCGTCAATATATGATTACCCCAGTGACCAGGTCCCTGACCTTTCCAAGGAGAACCCCGAGGTCAAAGATGTGACCGAGCAGTCTACCTCGCTCAAAGATTATTTT AGAATCCTCTCTTATACGACTACCACAGATCGGATGGTCCTCGCGGTCGCCCTGGTATGCTCTGTGGCTTCTGGTGCG CCCTTACCGATCATGAACATCGTCTTCGGTAGTCTGGTTGGCGAATTCAGTTCATATTTTACCCCGGGAACCTCGACCACTGAAGCCCAGTTCAAGGCGTCGGTTAGTCGGCAAAG TCTTCGAGTTTCAGCTGCCTTGCGACTAGAGTATATGAATTCGCTTTTCGCTCAGCCAATCAGCAAACTGGACCAGGTCTCAGTTGGGACGGTCGTCAATGCAATCACCACCCTGTCCAATTCGATCCAGCAGAGCATATCAGACAAGCTGGCCATTCTCTTCCAATCCTCCGCCCTCTTGATCGCAGCATACATCATCGCTTTCAAATACTCGTGGGCCCTCACTCTCGCCACCAGCTCTTGTCTTCTGTTCATTCTCGTCGTCTGCAGCCTGACGCTGCCCGCTGTCTCTCAGATCCAACAGAAGGTGGACAAGGCGGATGAAAAACACTCGGCAATCGCAGCAGAAGTCTTCCGCTCAATTCGGACTGTCATCTCGCTCGGTGCCGAAGCGCCGTTAGCTGAGAAATATCGACAGTGGGTTAGAGAATCCCGGAACAGAGGCCGAAACATGGCTATAATCGTGGGTGTCCAGTTTGGCCTCATTTTTTTTGCCATGTACGCCAGTTACTCGCTAGCATTCTGGCTTGGTCTGAAGCTCTACCGAGAAGGTCACATCCCAGACATTAATACGGTCATCAT CGTATTCTTCTCGATCATGATCGCAGTAAGCGTCCTTGGAAACATTGCAACACCGTTGACGATGGTGTTCAAGGCGGCCAGTGCATCGACCTCGTTCTTCGAAATCATAGACTCAGAGAGGGTTGTCGCTAGCGGTTTTCAAGATCATGAAGCGTTAGCTCAGGGTGGAATCGTCCTCCAAAACGTGGATTTTACATACCCCACGCGGCCGGAGAGCAAGATCTTTCGGGGATTGAACGCTCGATTCGAAAGAGGCAAAACCACAGCATTGGTGGGCCCATCGGGGTCTGGAAAAAGCACCATTGTCGCTCTCTTGGAGCGATGGTATACCCCTGAACAAGGAATGATTTTCGTGGGTGAACGAAACATCGAAGAGTTGGATCTCAAGTGGTGGAGGTCCCAGATCGGACTCGTACAGCAAGAACCGTTTCTATTCAACGATACAATTTTCAAGAACGTCTCATTTGGCCTTGTCGGCACAAAATGGGAGAATGAGCCTGATTCTGTGAAGACTGAATTAGTGGGGAATGCATGCAAAGAAGCATTTGCGGACGAGTTCATCGAGCGTCTTCCAAAG GGGTACAACACCATTGTGGGAGAGAACGGCACCAAATTGAGTGGCGGCCAAAGACAGCGTCTGGCCATTGCTCGAAGCATCGTGAAACAGCCTGCCATTTTGATTCTGGATGAAGCGACTAGCGCAATTGACGTCCGTGGAGAGAAGATAGTTCAGGCAGCCCTTGATCGCGTCTCCGAAAATCACACCACAATTGTGATTGCACACAGGCTGTCCACCGTTCGGCGCGCCCATCGCATTCTGGTTCTCAGGGGCGGTGTTAATATCGAGGAAGGGACACATGAGGAGCTTCTTGCCAAGGAAGATGGGCTTTACCGAGGTCTTGTCAATGCTCAAAAACTTGAGAtcgctgcagaagaagaagccgatcCAATGGAGGCCACGGAAGTCTTGGAGGAACTTGAACAGTCCACTACTGTCATCTCCAAGCAGCCACAAGATGAGCACATGGAGAAAGTAAAGCATCGTGGCTTCTTTCGAAGCACAGGGGTTTTTATTTACGAGGCACGGACGCATTGGTTACTTTGCCTGACTGCTTCACTGGGAGTACTGGGTGCTGCAT CTGCCTTCCCCTTGCAAAGCTGGCTATTTGCAAATCTCATCGATGTGTTCCGCCTCACAGGACAAAATCTGAGCGATGCTGCCAATTTCTGGGCCTTGATGTTCTTCATTCTGTCTCTAGGCGTCGCAGCCTGCTATGCCACTGTCGGATACTCAGCCAACAGACTCTCCGTTGTCA AATACTTCCAAAATATTCTGAGACAGCCCGTTCCATTTTACGACTTGAACGAAAGTGCCTCCGGCTCCCTGGTTTCGCGTCTAGCCACCGACCCCAAACAGATTCAAGAAATGATCGGGCTGAACGGCATTTTTCCAATCATCTCAATCTGCAGTATGATAGGCTGCATCGCAATCGCGTTCTCCTTTGGCTGGAAGCTAAGTCTCGTGACTGTGTTTGCCGCTCTTCCCTGCGTCTTCCTTGCTGCATTCATGCGCATCCGATACGAGCTCGAGTTTGAAGCCCTGAACGCGGAGGTGTACTCGGGTAGCTCCCAGTTTGCAGCAGAAGCTATCGAGGCATTCCGAACTGTTTCGGCGCTGACCATGGAGGGTTCTATCTTGAATCGATACTCGGATCTTTTAAAACAACAACAGAGCAAAGCTTTCCGCAAAGCCTGGCTGGCCACTATGGTGTTCGCTTTCTCCGATAGCGTTGACCTCTGCGCTATGGCACTTACCTTTTGGTACGgcggccagcttctcgcCTCCAGAGAGTACCAGCCCACCTCCTTCTTTGTTGTGTACATGTCAATCATACTCGGTGGGCAACAGGCAGGTCAATTCTTTAGTTTTGGTCCGAATATTGCCCAGGCTACATCCTCCGCGAACCGGATTCTGAATTTCCGACCAGCCTTAGACGACACTAGTGCTGCTTCCAGGCAGCCCATGGCCGACCAATCCCGCAGGTCTGGAGCTCGCATTAATTTCCAGAATCTTGCATTCAAATATGCGTCACAGGAAGTCCCTCTGTTCATGAATCTTGACGTTACCATCGAAAGTGGCCAGTTTGTCGCGTTCGTGGGATCATCAGGGTGTGGCAAGACCACCCTGATATCGATTCTCGAGCGATTCTACAATCCGTTCCGAGGGACTATTCTCCTTAACGGCGAGGACATCGCCGGTATTGATCCAGCATCGTACCGAAGATCCTTGTCATTGGTGGCCCAAGAGCCACGACTGTTCGAAGGCACGATCCGTGATAATATCACCCTCGGACTCGAAAGCTCAGAGTACACGGAAGAAGGACTGATTCAAGCATGCATCGATGCCGAGATTCACAACTTTATCATATCCCTTCCAGACGGATACTCCACAGACCTGGGGATCAAAGCACAGACAGCACTCAGCGGAGGCCAGCGACAACGTCTGTGCATCGCGCGCGCACTATTGCGGAAACCGTCTCTGCTCCTCTTAGATGAGGCGACGTCAAGCCTTGACTCGCAGTCCGAGAAACTGGTCCAATCCGCCCTTGAAAGGTTGGCTGCACGGAGGAGTATGACGATTATCGCGGTCGCGCACAGACTGGCGACTATTCAAAAGGCAGATGTTATCTTCGTCTTCGGGGAGAGTCAGAGTGGGAAAGGGTCGCGGGTCGTTGAACGGGGCTCGCATCAGGAGTTGCTCCAGAATAGGGGGACATACTGGCAGATG TGCCAGGCAAATGGGCTAGATCGATAA
- a CDS encoding uncharacterized protein (ID:PFLUO_000772-T1.cds;~source:funannotate), whose product MALEGCNSELAWKMLGHACTIAKALGYFSVDGNPEEADGQRPSSLAQGSTTDETEIDKNRKRFEFWHLLRSDCLFRLSFGKPTLIPAGSWKVNFPDPTINGVDDESSRFIQIHFLASMRLTLVVMKYLDWIDAGPDPDPVLRDATVDSFLEEVQLIMSDWDTV is encoded by the coding sequence ATGGCGCTCGAAGGCTGCAATAGCGAACTCGCCTGGAAGATGCTCGGTCATGCCTGCACGATCGCCAAGGCCTTGGGATATTTTTCCGTGGACGGGAATCCAGAAGAGGCAGACGGGCAGCGCCCGTCGTCGCTCGCGCAAGGATCCACGACCGACGAAACCGAAATAGATAAAAATCGGAAACGATTCGAGTTCTGGCATTTACTTCGAAGTGATTGTCTCTTCCGATTGTCCTTCGGTAAACCGACTCTTATTCCGGCGGGGTCCTGGAAGGTCAACTTCCCAGATCCCACGATTAatggcgttgatgatgaaTCTTCTCGCTTCATTCAAATTCATTTCCTGGCTTCTATGCGACTTACCCTGGTGGTGATGAAGTACCTAGACTGGATTGACGCGGGACCAGATCCTGATCCGGTCTTGCGTGATGCAACAGTTGACAGCTTCCTTGAGGAGGTGCAGTTGATCATGTCTGATTGGGATACAGTATGA
- a CDS encoding uncharacterized protein (ID:PFLUO_000773-T1.cds;~source:funannotate), whose protein sequence is MHRYSFPHTPVANPEAIIGAGNYRFTVLTDGLLRYEWAEDHQFENRASVLAINRRLPVPEFRVKEDEHSLQIITARFHLTYDKQEFSPNGLSAVVKGRYGPHVSVWRYGIQVSNLGGTTRTLDEIDGRVSLEPGVISRQGFATLDDSTSMLFDDRKWVTTRLPGKRVDGYLFAYGHEYRRAIQAFYLLSGPQPLLPRWALGNWWSRYYAYTADEYLSLMNRFRKKRIPLSVAVLDMDWHIVHDDCVKEAGVTGWTGYTWNKELFPDPKAFLTNLRSQGLRIALNDHPADGIQSYEDPYKEMAITLNHDTSMGDPIPFDMTNQTFLDAFFDVLHRRFEKEGLNLWWVDWQQGTHSRIPGIDPLWILNHFHFWDSSLDNKRPLTFSRYAGPGSHRYPIGFSGDTVVSWDSLHFQPEFTATASNIGFGWWSHDIGGHFHGEKNDEMLIRWVQFGTFSPVLRLHSSNNIFSIKEPWNLDVPYEQIMTEYLQFRHRLVPYLYTMNVRAAVEGLPLIQPMYWGYPEDEEAYNVPNQYMFGSELIVVPITAPQDPKSRRAQVLAWLPPGRHVDIFTGMVYDGDRQIWINRRLEEYPVFAPEGAIIPLDSASVLENGCEASTMLELLVVVGADGALELVEDDGMGQHTEQINFRRTCISFHQQTGELHIEPTSGGSIPPHTRDWSVRFLGYSSLEKIHVYAGDESNIIEGEKLNNSLQVKLGTYPDNVRIVVRLESHPTLNVNQPAHQIIEFLRGAQVEMDLKDHIRAIAESANPILLQIGDIHALGLDSAVLNPILEFLLADSRVSSTGDNQETGFVVVDR, encoded by the coding sequence ATGCATCGCTATTCCTTCCCGCACACGCCCGTCGCTAACCCCGAAGCGATCATCGGCGCTGGCAACTACCGATTCACCGTGCTCACCGACGGCCTCCTTCGTTACGAATGGGCCGAGGACCACCAATTTGAGAATCGCGCCTCAGTCCTTGCTATCAACCGTCGTTTGCCCGTGCCAGAATTTCGAGTCAAAGAGGATGAGCACAGCCTTCAGATCATTACCGCTCGATTCCACCTGACGTACGACAAACAAGAATTTTCTCCAAACGGTCTCAGTGCCGTGGTTAAAGGCCGCTACGGGCCCCATGTTAGTGTCTGGCGGTATGGAATTCAGGTTTCCAATCTCGGCGGTACAACCCGCACTCTCGACGAGATTGATGGTCGTGTCTCCCTCGAGCCAGGCGTGATATCCAGACAAGGCTTCGCGACTTTGGACGACTCCACGTCAATGCTTTTCGATGATCGAAAATGGGTAACTACAAGATTACCCGGAAAGCGTGTGGACGGTTATCTTTTTGCCTACGGACACGAGTATAGACGCGCTATCCAGGCATTCTATCTTCTATCAGGACCGCAGCCGCTTCTTCCCCGATGGGCGCTAGGAAACTGGTGGAGTCGATATTATGCTTACACTGCGGATGAATATCTGTCATTGATGAATCGATTCCGCAAGAAGCGGATTCCACTTTCAGTGGCAGTGTTAGACATGGATTGGCATATCGTCCATGATGATTGTGTCAAGGAGGCTGGGGTAACAGGATGGACCGGATACACCTGGAACAAGGAACTTTTCCCCGATCCAAAAGCATTCCTTACAAATCTCCGCAGTCAGGGTCTACGCATTGCTTTGAACGACCATCCTGCCGACGGAATTCAAAGCTATGAAGATCCATACAAAGAGATGGCTATCACACTGAATCATGACACCTCAATGGGTGATCCTATTCCTTTTGACATGACCAACCAAACCTTCCTAGATGCTTTCTTTGATGTGCTGCACCGACGGTTTGAGAAGGAAGGACTCAATCTGTGGTGGGTGGACTGGCAGCAAGGGACACATTCTCGCATCCCGGGCATTGATCCACTTTGGATCCTGAATCATTTCCATTTCTGGGACAGCTCCCTCGACAATAAACGACCCCTGACATTTTCCCGATATGCAGGGCCTGGGAGCCACAGGTATCCCATTGGGTTCTCAGGAGATACTGTGGTTTCTTGGGATTCTCTTCATTTTCAGCCAGAATTCACGGCGACAGCGTCAAATATTGGGTTTGGCTGGTGGAGCCATGATATCGGCGGCCATTTTCACGGTGAAAAGAACGACGAAATGCTCATTCGTTGGGTACAATTTGGCACATTCTCCCCAGTCTTACGTTTGCACTCGTCGAATAACATTTTCAGCATCAAGGAACCGTGGAATCTTGACGTTCCATATGAGCAGATCATGACCGAATATCTGCAATTCCGCCATCGACTGGTTCCGTATTTGTATACAATGAATGTTCGTGCTGCCGTCGAGGGATTACCTCTTATTCAGCCGATGTATTGGGGCTATcctgaagacgaggaggccTACAACGTTCCAAACCAATATATGTTTGGTTCAGAACTTATTGTGGTACCAATTACTGCTCCCCAAGATCCGAAATCTCGGAGGGCTCAAGTTCTGGCCTGGCTTCCTCCGGGCAGACATGTGGATATCTTCACCGGTATGGTCTACGACGGTGACCGTCAAATCTGGATTAATCGGCGCTTGGAAGAATATCCAGTATTTGCTCCAGAGGGAGCAATTATTCCCCTCGATTCTGCATCGGTACTTGAGAATGGCTGTGAGGCGTCCACCATGCTCGAACTCCTGGTCGTTGTCGGTGCGGACGGCGCCCTTGAGcttgtggaagatgatgggATGGGCCAACATACGGAGCAGATCAACTTCCGTCGCACATGCATTTCCTTTCATCAGCAGACCGGTGAATTACACATTGAGCCGACCAGTGGTGGGAGTATCCCTCCTCATACCCGCGACTGGAGTGTACGCTTCCTCGGATATTCATCGTTAGAAAAGATACACGTATATGCCGGCGACGAAAGCAATATCATAGAGGGTGAGAAGCTTAACAATAGCCTTCAAGTGAAATTGGGAACTTATCCAGACAATGTCCGAATTGTGGTCAGGTTGGAGAGCCATCCTACCTTGAATGTGAATCAGCCTGCGCATCAAATTATTGAGTTTCTCCGCGGTGCCCAGGTCGAAATGGATTTAAAAGACCACATTCGAGCAATTGCAGAAAGCGCTAACCCCATACTGCTGCAAATCGGGGACATCCATGCTCTTGGATTGGACAGTGCTGTATTGAACCCCATCTTAGAATTCCTCTTGGCTGATTCTCGCGTCTCTTCGACTGGAGACAACCAAGAGACAGGATTCGTAGTGGTGGATCGGTAA
- a CDS encoding uncharacterized protein (ID:PFLUO_000774-T1.cds;~source:funannotate) encodes MEDLKTATHLEHHLAVPAQSLGENTIGIDDEVLLQMSEQIPDFANLVEKARRASNFEHHLTNWDAFKLFPKAVAFSFILSLAIIMEGYDTSLLGSFYAYPTFQERFGVPSKEGGYQVTSNWQTGLQNGTNVGQICGLLIAGLVADRWGYRKTMLGALVALVGFIFIMFFADNIGMLFAGEVLCGIPWGAFQTLTTTYAAEVSPIILRPYLTTYVNLCWVTGQFISTGILRGLLGRTDEWGWRIPYAIQWIWPIPIIIGVLFAPESPWWLVRHGKIEEAKRSLSRLASPGDSEYETDDAIALIIITNTHERLTRKGVTYWDCLKGVNRRRTEIVCCVWMCQVFCGIWYGGNIVYFLQQISFSNTQAFDFGLGVNAIGWCGTVCSWFVMQRVGRRKLFVTGLGIMFTVLMLVGFLGIPSQVSPGLSYSSAALLLVFVFTYDLTVGPVTYCLISEIPSTRLRIKSAVLARNCYNIASIIANFLNPPILNPTAWNLKGKGGFIWAPLCLLCFVWSFFRLPEPKGRTASELDILFEKRISARKFSEFEVTPFRSNNFEVISDSAILAEKQ; translated from the coding sequence ATGGAGGACCTGAAGACGGCTACCCATCTTGAGCATCACCTTGCGGTGCCAGCGCAGTCGCTGGGCGAGAATACCATCGGAATCGACGATGAAGTCCTTCTGCAAATGTCCGAGCAAATCCCGGACTTCGCGAATCTGGTCGAAAAAGCCCGTCGAGCGTCCAACTTTGAGCATCACTTAACCAACTGGGATGCGTTCAAACTCTTTCCGAAAGCGGTTGCTTTCTCTTTTATCCTGTCCCttgccatcatcatggaaGGATATGACACTTCTCTCCTCGGCTCTTTCTACGCCTACCCGACATTCCAGGAGCGATTCGGGGTTCCCTCGAAGGAGGGTGGATATCAAGTCACGTCGAACTGGCAAACCGGTTTGCAGAATGGAACCAATGTCGGTCAAATATGCGGCCTTCTTATTGCCGGTCTCGTCGCAGATCGTTGGGGGTATAGGAAAACTATGCTCGGCGCTTTGGTTGCCCTGGTCGGCTTCATTTTCATCATGTTCTTCGCCGACAATATTGGAATGCTATTTGCCGGCGAGGTTCTTTGTGGCATCCCTTGGGGTGCCTTCCAGACCTTGACAACTACCTATGCTGCCGAGGTTAGCCCTATTATTCTTCGTCCGTACCTGACCACTTACGTGAATCTTTGTTGGGTTACCGGTCAATTCATCTCAACTGGAATCTTGCGAGGTCTACTGGGTCGCACCGACGAATGGGGCTGGCGAATCCCCTACGCTATTCAATGGATCTGGCCTATTCCAATTATCATCGGCGTTCTCTTTGCCCCCGAATCTCCTTGGTGGTTGGTACGTCACGGAAAGATTGAAGAAGCAAAGCGGTCACTCAGTCGATTGGCCAGTCCTGGTGACTCGGAATATGAAACTGATGATGCCATTGCGCTGATAATCATCACCAACACTCACGAGAGGCTGACCCGAAAAGGAGTTACCTACTGGGATTGTCTTAAAGGAGTTAATCGTCGCCGTACCGAGATCGTATGCTGTGTTTGGATGTGTCAGGTCTTTTGTGGAATCTGGTACGGCGGCAACATTGTCTACTTTCTCCAACAAATTAGCTTCAGTAACACCCAAGCTTTCGATTTTGGTCTCGGCGTCAACGCCATCGGTTGGTGTGGTACCGTCTGCTCTTGGTTTGTGATGCAGCGAGTGGGCCGGCGAAAGCTGTTTGTCACTGGCCTGGGTATCATGTTCACGGTGCTGATGCTGGTTGGTTTTCTGGGTATTCCGAGCCAGGTTTCTCCCGGTCTGAGCTATTCGTCTGctgctcttctcctcgtcttcgtcttcaccTACGACCTCACTGTCGGTCCCGTCACCTACTGTCTCATCTCTGAGATCCCGTCGACTCGTCTTCGAATCAAGAGCGCAGTACTCGCCCGTAACTGCTACAACATCGCCAGTATCATTGCCAACTTCCTCAATCCCCCCATTCTCAACCCCACTGCCTGGAACCTCAAGGGCAAAGGGGGTTTCATCTGGGCACCACTTTGTCTTCTTTGCTTCGTTTGGTCATTCTTTCGTCTGCCGGAACCCAAGGGGCGCACTGCAAGTGAACTCGATATTTTGTTTGAGAAGAGGATTTCGGCTAGGAAGTTCTCTGAGTTCGAGGTCACCCCGTTCCGCTCCAACAACTTCGAAGTTATTTCCGACAGTGCTATTCTTGCTGAGAAGCAGTAG
- a CDS encoding uncharacterized protein (ID:PFLUO_000775-T1.cds;~source:funannotate) has product MALKRINKELTDLGRDPPSSCSAGPVGDDLFHWQATIMGPGDSPYSGGVFFLSIHFPTDYPFKPPKVNFTTRIYHPNINSNGSICLDILRDQWSPALTISKVLLSICSMLTDPNPDDPLVPEIAHVYKTDRPRYEATAREWTRKYAI; this is encoded by the exons ATGGCTCTGAAGAGAATTAACAAGGAGCTCACTGACCTCGGCCG GGATCCCCCCTCCTCGTGCTCCGCTGGTCCCGTTGGTGATGATTTG TTCCACTGGCAAGCCACGATCATGGGTCCTGGTGACTCGCCATACTCCGGCGGCGTTTTCTTCCTTTCGATCCACTTCCCTACCGACTACCCCTTCAAACCGCCCAAGGTCAACTTCACCACGCGCATCTACCACCCCAACATCAACTCAAACGGCAGCATCTGTCTGGACATTCTGCGAGACCAATGGAGCCCGGCTCTGACCATCTCTAAAG TGTTGctctcgatctgctcgatGCTCACAGACCCCAACCCGGACGACCCTCTGGTGCCGGAGATCGCGCACGTCTACAAGACGGACCGACCGCGGTACGAGGCGACAGCCCGCGAATGGACGCGCAAGTACGCTATTTGA